In the genome of Shewanella denitrificans OS217, the window GGGACGAAATGACGCTTAACGTACACTTTACCCACAACTTCACCTAAGGTGGCGCTTACTGTGGCAACACCGCGTTTCCAGCGTGGCTCTTGTTCAGCTTGACCATTCAACGTTTTCGAGAAAAACTCAAAATTTTCAGCATCTAATGCTTCAGTTAGGTTATTGGCTGTGTGAGTCAGTAACTGCCAAGACAGGTAGGCTTTCCATGTGGCAAGATCTGTGGTCTTAACGATGTCATTCATGCCTTGGATGAAGCTTGGCTGGTTGATAATGATATCAGTTTGCTTTTCACTACCTAAGGTCGTCAGGTAAGCCGTCCAGTCGATATCTGGAGCAAGTGTTGCTAAGTCTTTAACTTGATATAAGTTATAGGTCTTAGTGCTGTCACGAGTTTCAACCAGGTCCCAATGCTGTTCAGCAATGGCGGTCTCTAACGTCATAATGGTGTTAGCACTGGCTTTACCGTCTTTAAAACCGGCTAAATCGAACATTTTTTCTATGTGAGCAAGGTATGCGGCGCGAATGCCAACATGACGCTCAGAATCGTTAAAGTAAAAATCTTTTTCTGGCAGGCTTAACCCGTATTGCCAAATGTGGGGGGCATAACGGCTAGAGTTTTTTGCATCGACATCGATGTAAAAGCCCATAGGTGTGCCCATGCCTTTCATTTGACTGTGGGCAAAGTACTTCACTAAGTCAGTCTTGTTCGCAATGGCATTGATTTTATCAAGCTCACCTTGGATAGGCTTGATGCCAAGTTTATTTAAGGTTTCAACGTCCATGAATGCGCGGTAAAGGTCGGCCACTTTCTGCTCGTCACTGCCGTCGGCTAAGTCTTTCATTGCCGCGACTTCTTCTATGATGGCTTTAACATCATCACGGGCTTTTTCACGTAGGTCGTAGAAAGCGCCTATGTTAGTACGATCCCCTGGGATCTCAGCAGTTTTCATCCAAGCGCCGTTAACGTACATGTAAAAGTCATCTTGTGGGCGGACACTTTCGTCTATGTTGTCAAATGAGATGCCAGAAGTTAGTGCTTTTTCTACGGCAGCAGCGGTTGCTGTTTTGACGGTATCAGTTGCGGCATTAACATCAGTTTTGTTATCTGAACAGGCACTCAGTCCTGCGATAAGCGAGGCACAAAGTCCCCCAATGACTAATTTTTTCATTTTGTTTCCTTGGCATTATTAAATGTTGCCCTTCAATGGGGCTTGGATACAGTTTTAGATAAAAGCAATTGGTGCTATCCATCACAATGGGCAACACAATAAAACATCAATTTATCGCGCATTCTTCTGCACACTATGTTAATGCCAAAGCGCTAATGTTAACAAGGCACAAGAGCTGTATTTACTGATTAAATAGCCCTTAAACTGGCAATTTATGTAACCAAAAATGTAAATCATCAATCCTGAGTAAATTTAAAGCAAACACAAGGCTTTGTCTTTGTCGCCTTGGGCCTCATAATGACAGCTTATTAGCTCCCGCCTATGCGGGGATGGGATAAGCAACAAATTAGGTATTATTACAGTGCGTTTAGATAAGTTTATTACTGAAGCCTCTGAGCTCAGTCGTTCGTTAGCCAAGAAAGCCCTGCATCGCGGTGATGTGACCTGCGATGGTGTGATTGTGAAGGACTCAGGTTTTAAAGTGGAGCCAGGCACAAAAGTGTGTCTTGAAGGGCGAGAGTTATCCCTATTTGGTGTGCGTTACCTGATGCTCAATAAGCCAGTCGACACCATTTGTTCAACCATAGATGAAGTTTATCCTTCAGTGCTAAGTCTGATAGATGTTGAGAAGGCAAGCAATTTACACATAGCAGGGCGCTTAGATGCGGACACTACGGGCTTAGTGTTAATCACTAGCGATGGCCAATGGTCTCACAGAGCCACATCACCGAAAAAAGATTGTGGTAAGCGTTATTTAGTGGAAGTGGCTGAGCCACTAGATGAGAGTTTGATTGAAACCTTTGCTGAAGGCATAGCCCTGAGAAACGAAGATGGCTTAACTAAACCCGCCACGCTTGAGATTATCGATAGCCATCATGCCAGACTCACAATCACAGAAGGTAAGTACCATCAGGTAAAACGCATGTTTGCCGCGACGGGCAACGCGGTGATTAATTTACACCGTGAGTGTGTTGGTAGCATTGAACTTGACCCCGGGCTTGCCTTAGGCGAGTGGCGTTATCTCACTCAAGCCGAAATCGATTCGATTTAACGGCCTTAGAACCTAGAACCTAGGACTTAGAATCTAAAACCTAAGTCCTAGGATCAAGTTTAATCTCTGAGGCTTATCTCACCACTGATGGTATTCAATTTTGCTCAGCAGTAAATGGACTGACATCGACATCGCTCGATACTCCCTCTGCGCATATCAATAAATACGCCGACATCAAAACCTGCAAGTTTGAGTCTTGGGCGTCATCACAGTCTCTCAAACGGGTTATCCATTTATTGCTGTTTTTTTATTAGACATAGGCTACAGCTAAACAGGTGTACAAAGGCTGCAAATATTGTTGTTTTAGTCAGGTATCACCGGGTCAAAATTGCTAATGTTTTACAAAATCTTCTTGCTTGCGCTCATTTTAATGATGTTGTTTGGCATCAACATTCAACAATGTATCTTTATGTTTAGGCGTTTGCTGATTTTTTGAGGTGAAAGTTTACATTTTCTGTTGAAAGCCCTGTTAATGCAGAACATAATTAACAGCTACTTGTTTAAATTAGGAAAAATTTTTATTGAAAACCTCTCTTCATTTATTGGTACTGCTGCCGCTATTAAACAGAGTTAGGCAGCTTGTCATAAAAACTTCACCGAATTATTTTCCCATCGTTTGATTTGTGATTGAGCTATTTTTACGTTTGACAACTATATTTACCCAAGCAACTTTACAATCTATCCCATCTTAGATAAAAAAATTAAGGATATTTGATGCTAATACGCTCAAAATTAATGCTCAGTGCCGCCGTATCAATTGGCGCATTAATTGCCATGTTTGCTTTGCAGCAATATTCAAACAGTCAACAGGCTCAGCTCACTTCAGCAGAACTCAATGTCAGCGAAATCGATCTTAAAGTACTCAATTTACGTAAAGAAGAGAAAGATTTTCTGTCCCGACTTGACATGGCTCATGTGGAGAAACACCAAAAGCATGTGTTAGAAATTAAGCAATTGGCGCAAGACATTACCAAGGCATTGAACGCTCATGATATCCCAATAACGGCGTTGTCCAGCTTATTAACCAGCGTGGGTCATTACCAAAGCATTTTTGCTGAAATCGTGGCCTTACAGTCTGAAATTGGTCTCACGCCAAAATCTGGGCTCTACGGTAACTTAAGGGATAAAGTTCACGAGATAGAGCAAATTTTAGACACCGCAGATCAAGAGCGATTAACTGTGATCATGTTGCAGTTAAGGCGCAATGAAAAAGACTTTATGTTGCGAAGAGACTTAGGCTATGTGGATAAATTCAACACTAACGTCAGCCTATTTAAAACAGCCGCATCTTTATCCAGCTTAGACAGTGGCCGTGTTGCTCAATTAACCAGTCTGATGGATAAATATCAGCAAGCCTTTATTATCCTTACGGAAAAAGAGCGTCAGTTTGGTATGACGCCAAATGATGGCAAGATGGCGGTACTGCGCGATGCTATCCATCAAACTGAAGCCGATATCGATGCGCTGCAATCCCAGACAAAAAGTGCCATTAAGGATGCTGGAGAAAGGGGATTTCTGTTTGGGGTTGCTATCTTCATTCTCATTGCAGCGGCCTTGTCAGTGGCAACGTATTTGATTATCCGCAGCATTATCGACCCAGTTGATAAAATTACCAACATTATTAGTCAAATAGAAAAAACTAAAGATTTGACCCTGAGATGTGATGCTTCAAGCGATGATGAATTAGCGCGTATTGCACTGCATTTTAATCATATGGTGGAGAGTTTTCAGAAATTAATTGAACAGGTTAATGAGTCTGTCTCAGCCATGAACCAGTCCTGTAATGAATTGTCTGTCAATGCATCAGCCGCGTCTAAGGGCATGGCCAAGCAGCTCAACGAGACAGACATGGTGGCCACGGCAATTACCGAAATGGGCTCCACCATTGATGAAATTGCCAATAATACTGAGCTTGCGGCAGCCAAAGCCAGTCAAACTCATGAAAATGCCCAGAGTGGCCTGCAGAGCGTCGAGCAAACCATAAGTAAAATTCAGCAATTGTCGGCACAGCTTAATGATTCATCTCGAGTGGTATCGGAACTCGAGCAAGACAGTAAGACTATAGGCAGTGTGCTCGATGTTATTCGTGGCATCGCCGAACAGACCAATTTGCTGGCTTTAAATGCTGCCATTGAAGCGGCAAGGGCAGGCGAGCAAGGCCGCGGGTTTGCTGTGGTCGCCGACGAGGTGAGAAATCTCGCGATGCGCACTCAATCGTCCACGGCGCAGATTTCCGCCATCACCCAAACCTTGCAGACTCGTACTCGCTCAATTGTGCAGTTAATGGAAGTGAGTCAGCAGCAGGGCAGTGACAGTGCAGAGCAAGCCGCCGGTGCTGGCCGTCTACTAAAGCAGATAAACGATGATGTCACCAACATCATGGACATGAGCACTCAGATAGCGGCGGCCATTGAGGAGCAAAGCATGGTGTCAGCCGAAGTGAATAAGAACGTGGTAGTTATTCGGGATATTGCCGATGATTCCTCGCAAACGGCGGCTAAGAATGCAGCCTCTTCAGAAGATGTCAGACAAAGAGCGGCTAGCCTAAGTGCTGCTGTGAGCAAGTTCAAAGTGTGATCCGGCATTGCTGTATTAAGATTAGAAAAATGCCTGCGATAAGCAGGCATTTTTTATGGCAATCCCAATTAACAATTAACAATTAACAATTAACAATTAACAATTAACAATTAACCACTAACCGTTAAAAGGTACTAGTTTGTTGATGTCTTTACGCCATCAGGGGTACCCATTAACAGTATATCAGCGCCGCGATTGGCGAACAGACCATTGGTGACTACGCCTACGATGGCATTGATTTGAGTTTCTAACGCCTTAGGGTTCAATATTTTAAGGTTGTATACGTCTAAAATCACATTGCCATTGTCTGTGATGACCCCTTGACGATAGACGGGATCGCCGCCCAATTTTACCAGCTCACGAGCAACATAAGAGCGCGCCATAGGAATGACTTCAACCGGTAAGGGGAACTGACCTAACACGTCGACTTGCTTGGTATTGTCCACGATGCAAATAAATTTATCGGCCACTGCGGCGACGATTTTTTCACGGGTAAGGGCTGCGCCGCCGCCTTTGATCATGTCCATATGGGCATTGATTTCATCGGCACCATCCACATAAATCGATAGTTCAGACACTTCATTTAAGTCAAACACATCAATGCCTAAGGCTTTCATTTTCTCAGTGGAAGCGACGGAGCTCGATACCGCACCCTTGATATTGTGCTTCATTGTGGCTAATGCATCGATGAAATGATTAACCGTTGAGCCAGTGCCAACGCCAACTATGCTGTCTACTTCAACGTATTTAAGTGCAGCCCAACCGGCGGCTTTTTTCATTTCATCTTGTGTCATGGGAGTTCCTCTTTGCCCTCGGGGCAAGGTGATAAAAATTGCTGTGATTATAATGAAAACAACGGCTAAATAATATGAACAAGATCCAAGAAACAGTGTTTGCTGGTATCACTGCTTGGATGAGTCTTGCCCATTATCATACAGGCCCGCCTGTTTGAATGCCGTCAGTACCCGATTATTAATATCGCTGGCAAATTTTCGCTCTAATCTGACATCCATCACATAGGCTTTAATGGTCAGCGAGATTAAATGCTGGCCGAAGCTGTGATCTGTACCGAGTATTACCCTGATGGGTTTGTTCAAAAAGGTATAAGGCGAGCACTGGGTGGCTTCCCTTGCAAGGGCGCAAGCATGATTATGATCCACATTCACTGGCAACTTAAAATTGATCACCACCATCTCATCTAAAGCGCCGCTATTAGAATTTGAAACCGCAGTTTTTAAGGCTTCAGCGTTTGGCACCATAACAGTGTTATCATCGAATGTCCTAAGCCAAGTGACACTCCATTCAAGCTTTATCACTTCACCATAGTGGCCCGAGAGTGTCACCATGTCACCGACGCGATAGGGGGGATTTAGCATAATAATAAAGCCCGCAATCATATTCTTAGCCGGCTCTTGGGTGGCTAAACCTATGACTATACTGATTGAGCCAATAACCGCGAGTACTAAGTTTTCATGGGGGTCGAGTATGCCTATGATGGCGTAAGCGATAACAGCGCCCCAGACAAACAAGCGAATAAAGGGGTAGAGGCGACTCAAGAATAAGCGGTATTTTGGCAGTTTTAGGGTTAATTTTACCAAGGCATATTGGGCTAAGACTAAAAATAACCAGGCCAGTGCACAGATGATAAGCACCGCCAGCAATTTCTCCCAAGAGATAATCTCTAGCATGGCTTGTAATGCTTTACGTGAGTCTTCCATCGCTGCGCCTTATTTAAACAGTTTATTGTTATTGACTAAATGACTGGCCACTATCTTGGTCAAGCAAGGGGGGACCCCATACTTGTGGGCCGCAAAATCATAATGTGAATACTGCGCAAATAACATGCCTTGGCGACTTAAGTATTCAAGCTTTAGGCTGCTTTGCTCTATGCTAGCGGTGAAAATGTCACTATGTTGTCTGACACTTAAGCCGCCGTGGACATAGACTTCCGCCAAGGAAAATAAATCTTCATCTTTACATTGCTTAAGACTGCCAGTATCTAGCTCGCTTATTTCAGAAAAATACATGTTCTGACTGTCATCCAATTTAATGGCATCGAACAATAATAGCTTAGCTAATTTGGGCTGACCTGAGCTTGTCATATAAATCTGTTTGCAGGCCTGCTCACGCAATTCTGCCTCTTCTTCTGTGGTCAGCAGCTCAAGCTCATTCAAATATTGATGGATAAGCTCTGTGGTTTCATCCAAGGTAAAATAATCGATTTTGATCACAAATTTTATGTAATTGTTAATTTGGTATTGTGAGGTGAGTCGCTGCCAGGCGAAGGATTCACAGCCAAAGATCCAGCAATGCTGGGTCCGAGTCTCCATTAATATGGTGGCCAAGGTGACAAGGGCCTGGTAATTACCCATTAGGCGTATCATCAGCTTGTGTAGATTATCTAAGATCATCACTTGGGCTGGCTGCTGCTTGATAAGCTTAATCGCTTGGGTAATGCTGTCGGGGGCTTGGTTAATGTTAAAGCAAGCATAGAGCTGAGCTATGGCTTCCTTAGGCGTTAGCGGGGCTTGATAAAAACTCATAAACCCTATGCTTACCCCAGGCTTTTGGCTTGCCACAAAGACACTCAGTAACGTGCTAAGGCCAGAGCCAAAAGGCGCCACGATACAAGTTAGCTCGCCTTGGCCGTCTTGCCAGTTATCTAGGCTCTGTTGTAACTGCTCTAATTGCTCTTCACGGCCGATAAAAGATTTTTCAAATTCAGCCAAAGGAAAGCCTAGGGTTAAGCCGCATTGCATTAGTGAATAGGGAGGGCAGGTGAGTTTGGCTATGTCTTTAATTGAAAGCTTAGGCTTTTTCTTAGGATCATCGTCTTTGGCGGGGGAAAACCAAAGGTGCCAACGACACAAAATAGCCTGGTAAATTTTACTGACTAGGGTAAAGGGGTTGTCCATTGCACTTCTCTATATGATCAAGACAGTGTTTGCGTTGACTACAATATAGCATATTGAATTTAAAAGAATTGAAAACCAATGTCGTCTTAAGGCTGAAAAGTGTTTGTTGCAATTACCCCCTTGTAAGATGAGTATTAGGTTTTGCTAAGACGCTCTGAAGTAATCAAAGTCATAATAATTCACTCGGGCTGCATTCAGCTTATTCCCTGCGTTTCAACAATA includes:
- a CDS encoding M13 family metallopeptidase; this translates as MKKLVIGGLCASLIAGLSACSDNKTDVNAATDTVKTATAAAVEKALTSGISFDNIDESVRPQDDFYMYVNGAWMKTAEIPGDRTNIGAFYDLREKARDDVKAIIEEVAAMKDLADGSDEQKVADLYRAFMDVETLNKLGIKPIQGELDKINAIANKTDLVKYFAHSQMKGMGTPMGFYIDVDAKNSSRYAPHIWQYGLSLPEKDFYFNDSERHVGIRAAYLAHIEKMFDLAGFKDGKASANTIMTLETAIAEQHWDLVETRDSTKTYNLYQVKDLATLAPDIDWTAYLTTLGSEKQTDIIINQPSFIQGMNDIVKTTDLATWKAYLSWQLLTHTANNLTEALDAENFEFFSKTLNGQAEQEPRWKRGVATVSATLGEVVGKVYVKRHFVPEAKERMSDLVENLRGAYGSSIDSLDWMSAETKVAAKDKLAKFNPKIGYPNKWADYSKLTIKSDDLVGNAMRAGEVEHAKSLAKLGTPIDKDEWHMTPQTVNAYYNPTMNEIVFPAAILQPPFFSLEADDAVNYGGIGAVIGHEMGHGFDDQGAKFDGEGNMRDWWTESDLKAFTAKGNALITQYSGYQVYDDLNVNGELTLGENIGDLSGVTIAYKAYKMSLDGKEAPVIDGLTGDQRFFMGFTQIWRVKMKEEAMRNRVATDPHSPGHFRALGALSNMPEFYEAYGLKEGDKMYLAPEKRVKIW
- the rsuA gene encoding 16S rRNA pseudouridine(516) synthase RsuA — encoded protein: MRLDKFITEASELSRSLAKKALHRGDVTCDGVIVKDSGFKVEPGTKVCLEGRELSLFGVRYLMLNKPVDTICSTIDEVYPSVLSLIDVEKASNLHIAGRLDADTTGLVLITSDGQWSHRATSPKKDCGKRYLVEVAEPLDESLIETFAEGIALRNEDGLTKPATLEIIDSHHARLTITEGKYHQVKRMFAATGNAVINLHRECVGSIELDPGLALGEWRYLTQAEIDSI
- a CDS encoding methyl-accepting chemotaxis protein — protein: MLIRSKLMLSAAVSIGALIAMFALQQYSNSQQAQLTSAELNVSEIDLKVLNLRKEEKDFLSRLDMAHVEKHQKHVLEIKQLAQDITKALNAHDIPITALSSLLTSVGHYQSIFAEIVALQSEIGLTPKSGLYGNLRDKVHEIEQILDTADQERLTVIMLQLRRNEKDFMLRRDLGYVDKFNTNVSLFKTAASLSSLDSGRVAQLTSLMDKYQQAFIILTEKERQFGMTPNDGKMAVLRDAIHQTEADIDALQSQTKSAIKDAGERGFLFGVAIFILIAAALSVATYLIIRSIIDPVDKITNIISQIEKTKDLTLRCDASSDDELARIALHFNHMVESFQKLIEQVNESVSAMNQSCNELSVNASAASKGMAKQLNETDMVATAITEMGSTIDEIANNTELAAAKASQTHENAQSGLQSVEQTISKIQQLSAQLNDSSRVVSELEQDSKTIGSVLDVIRGIAEQTNLLALNAAIEAARAGEQGRGFAVVADEVRNLAMRTQSSTAQISAITQTLQTRTRSIVQLMEVSQQQGSDSAEQAAGAGRLLKQINDDVTNIMDMSTQIAAAIEEQSMVSAEVNKNVVVIRDIADDSSQTAAKNAASSEDVRQRAASLSAAVSKFKV
- the rpiA gene encoding ribose-5-phosphate isomerase RpiA, with the translated sequence MTQDEMKKAAGWAALKYVEVDSIVGVGTGSTVNHFIDALATMKHNIKGAVSSSVASTEKMKALGIDVFDLNEVSELSIYVDGADEINAHMDMIKGGGAALTREKIVAAVADKFICIVDNTKQVDVLGQFPLPVEVIPMARSYVARELVKLGGDPVYRQGVITDNGNVILDVYNLKILNPKALETQINAIVGVVTNGLFANRGADILLMGTPDGVKTSTN
- a CDS encoding mechanosensitive ion channel family protein, which produces MEDSRKALQAMLEIISWEKLLAVLIICALAWLFLVLAQYALVKLTLKLPKYRLFLSRLYPFIRLFVWGAVIAYAIIGILDPHENLVLAVIGSISIVIGLATQEPAKNMIAGFIIMLNPPYRVGDMVTLSGHYGEVIKLEWSVTWLRTFDDNTVMVPNAEALKTAVSNSNSGALDEMVVINFKLPVNVDHNHACALAREATQCSPYTFLNKPIRVILGTDHSFGQHLISLTIKAYVMDVRLERKFASDINNRVLTAFKQAGLYDNGQDSSKQ
- a CDS encoding ATP-binding protein, which produces MDNPFTLVSKIYQAILCRWHLWFSPAKDDDPKKKPKLSIKDIAKLTCPPYSLMQCGLTLGFPLAEFEKSFIGREEQLEQLQQSLDNWQDGQGELTCIVAPFGSGLSTLLSVFVASQKPGVSIGFMSFYQAPLTPKEAIAQLYACFNINQAPDSITQAIKLIKQQPAQVMILDNLHKLMIRLMGNYQALVTLATILMETRTQHCWIFGCESFAWQRLTSQYQINNYIKFVIKIDYFTLDETTELIHQYLNELELLTTEEEAELREQACKQIYMTSSGQPKLAKLLLFDAIKLDDSQNMYFSEISELDTGSLKQCKDEDLFSLAEVYVHGGLSVRQHSDIFTASIEQSSLKLEYLSRQGMLFAQYSHYDFAAHKYGVPPCLTKIVASHLVNNNKLFK